One Keratinibaculum paraultunense genomic window carries:
- a CDS encoding TraX family protein — translation MGNTINKTNGFSMSAYTLKIIAIIAMLIDHIAWAFVPTGTILGQIMHIIGRITAPIMSYFISEGFYYTRSVKKYALRLGIFAIISHIPYYYFMNGQLPISFSNGFKFKIQTSVIYTLLLGLISLIIWNSERINKKLKILLIILICIIAIPGDWSFITVLWILFFGINHNDFNNQMSSFITISIPIIMSPLLMLLNNYNYWYEQIFNIGILLAVPLLKQYNGKPGGNKNSKWLFYIFYPLHLLVLGLIKYKL, via the coding sequence ATGGGAAATACAATAAACAAAACTAATGGATTTAGTATGTCCGCATATACTCTTAAAATTATAGCTATTATTGCAATGTTAATTGATCATATAGCTTGGGCATTTGTCCCAACAGGAACTATTTTAGGACAAATAATGCATATAATAGGTCGCATTACAGCTCCGATTATGTCTTATTTTATATCAGAGGGATTTTATTATACCCGTAGTGTAAAAAAATATGCCTTAAGATTAGGTATATTTGCCATAATTTCACACATCCCATACTATTATTTTATGAATGGACAATTACCTATTTCCTTTTCTAATGGATTTAAATTTAAAATTCAAACAAGTGTTATATACACACTTTTACTTGGTTTAATTTCATTAATAATATGGAATAGTGAAAGGATAAATAAAAAATTAAAAATTCTTCTAATAATTTTAATTTGTATTATTGCCATACCAGGAGATTGGAGTTTTATAACAGTATTATGGATATTATTTTTTGGTATAAATCATAATGACTTTAATAATCAAATGTCAAGTTTTATTACTATTTCAATTCCTATAATAATGTCTCCATTATTAATGCTTCTCAATAACTATAATTATTGGTATGAGCAAATATTTAATATTGGAATCCTTTTAGCTGTACCTTTGCTTAAACAATATAATGGAAAACCTGGAGGCAACAAAAATTCTAAATGGCTTTTCTATATTTTTTATCCTTTACATTTATTAGTCCTCGGTCTAATAAAATATAAACTTTAA
- a CDS encoding DUF192 domain-containing protein, whose translation MIKKIKIAANFWSRFRGLMFKNELPEDEALLFLNCSRVHTFFMKFDICVIYLDKDFNVIDYEVLKPWQIGSKVEGAKHLLEASSKVEPYIKDMTKLTIKVEGGYSE comes from the coding sequence ATGATAAAAAAAATAAAAATAGCAGCAAATTTTTGGTCTAGGTTTAGAGGGCTAATGTTTAAGAATGAATTACCAGAGGATGAAGCTTTATTATTTTTAAATTGTTCAAGAGTGCATACTTTTTTTATGAAGTTTGATATATGTGTAATTTATCTAGATAAGGATTTTAATGTAATTGATTATGAGGTTTTAAAACCTTGGCAAATTGGAAGCAAGGTGGAAGGTGCAAAACATTTACTTGAGGCATCTTCAAAAGTTGAACCATATATAAAGGATATGACAAAGCTTACAATAAAAGTGGAGGGGGGATACAGTGAGTGA
- the groES gene encoding co-chaperone GroES, translating into MNLKPLGDRVVIKKLEAEEKTKSGIVLPSSAKEQPQMAKVVAIGADILNDEKKKNQIKEGDTVIFSQYAGTEVKIDGEEYTILKLNDILAVVE; encoded by the coding sequence ATGAACCTTAAACCATTGGGTGACAGAGTTGTTATTAAAAAACTTGAAGCTGAAGAAAAAACTAAAAGCGGTATAGTTCTTCCAAGCAGTGCTAAAGAACAGCCACAGATGGCAAAAGTTGTAGCAATAGGTGCTGATATTTTAAATGATGAAAAGAAGAAAAATCAAATTAAAGAAGGGGATACAGTTATATTTTCTCAGTATGCAGGAACAGAAGTTAAGATTGATGGAGAGGAGTATACTATACTTAAACTAAATGATATTTTAGCAGTAGTAGAATAG
- the groL gene encoding chaperonin GroEL (60 kDa chaperone family; promotes refolding of misfolded polypeptides especially under stressful conditions; forms two stacked rings of heptamers to form a barrel-shaped 14mer; ends can be capped by GroES; misfolded proteins enter the barrel where they are refolded when GroES binds): protein MAKEIKFSEDARRSIEKGINKLADTVKVTLGPKGRNVVLDKQFGAPLITNDGVTIAREIELEDRYENMGAQLVKEVATKTQDVAGDGTTTATLLAQGIIREGLKNVAAGANPIMLQRGISKGAEAAVEEIRRFSKQVDSKESIAQVASISADDEEIGNLIAEAMEKVGNDGVITVEESRSIGTTLEVVEGMQFDRGYVSPYMVTNTEKMEAELEEPYILITDKKIANIQEILPILEKIVQEGRPLLIIAEDIEGEALATLVVNKLRGTFDCVGVKAPGFGDRRAEMLQDIAILTGGQVISEDLGYDLKDVTIDMLGKARRVKVDKENTVIVDGEGSQSAIEDRIKQIKVQIEETDSEFDKEKYQERLAKLSGGVAVIKVGAATETELKERKSRIEDALAATKAAVEEGIVPGGGTVLIDSISAVSKLLDETEGDERTGISIVIRALEEPVRQIAENAGLEGSIIVEKVKELENGVGFDALSGEYVNMIDAGIVDPTKVTRSALQNAASVASMVLTTEAAVVDVEEDEPMAGMNGAGGGMPMM from the coding sequence ATGGCTAAAGAAATAAAATTCAGTGAAGATGCTCGTCGTTCAATAGAAAAGGGAATAAATAAATTAGCTGATACTGTAAAAGTAACTCTTGGACCAAAAGGAAGAAATGTAGTTTTAGATAAGCAATTTGGTGCACCTCTTATTACAAATGATGGTGTAACTATTGCTCGAGAAATAGAATTAGAGGATAGATATGAAAACATGGGTGCTCAACTTGTAAAAGAAGTGGCTACAAAGACACAAGATGTGGCAGGCGATGGAACTACAACAGCTACATTACTTGCTCAAGGGATCATAAGAGAAGGGCTTAAAAATGTAGCAGCAGGTGCAAATCCAATTATGCTACAAAGAGGAATTAGTAAAGGTGCAGAAGCTGCAGTAGAAGAAATTAGAAGATTTTCAAAACAAGTAGATTCCAAAGAATCTATAGCACAAGTTGCATCTATTTCAGCTGATGATGAAGAAATAGGTAATTTAATTGCAGAAGCTATGGAAAAGGTTGGGAACGATGGAGTTATAACTGTAGAAGAATCTAGATCCATTGGTACTACTTTAGAAGTAGTAGAAGGTATGCAATTCGATAGAGGATATGTATCTCCTTATATGGTAACCAATACTGAAAAGATGGAAGCTGAATTAGAGGAACCATATATACTTATTACAGATAAGAAGATTGCTAACATACAAGAAATACTTCCAATATTAGAAAAAATAGTTCAAGAAGGAAGACCACTATTAATTATAGCTGAAGATATAGAAGGAGAAGCTTTAGCTACATTAGTAGTGAATAAATTAAGAGGAACATTTGACTGTGTTGGAGTTAAGGCTCCAGGATTTGGAGATAGAAGAGCAGAAATGCTACAAGATATTGCAATATTAACAGGCGGTCAAGTAATTTCAGAGGATTTAGGATATGACCTAAAGGATGTAACCATCGATATGTTAGGTAAAGCAAGAAGGGTTAAAGTGGATAAAGAAAATACTGTAATAGTAGATGGTGAAGGAAGTCAATCCGCTATAGAAGATAGAATTAAACAAATAAAAGTTCAAATAGAAGAAACTGATTCTGAATTTGATAAGGAAAAATATCAAGAAAGACTTGCTAAATTATCTGGTGGTGTAGCAGTAATTAAAGTAGGTGCAGCTACAGAAACAGAACTAAAAGAAAGAAAATCAAGGATTGAAGATGCTTTAGCAGCAACAAAAGCTGCTGTCGAAGAAGGAATAGTACCTGGCGGTGGAACTGTTCTTATAGATAGTATATCAGCTGTTTCAAAATTATTAGATGAAACCGAAGGAGATGAAAGAACCGGAATTTCAATAGTGATTAGAGCATTAGAAGAGCCTGTAAGACAAATTGCAGAAAATGCAGGATTAGAAGGTTCCATAATAGTTGAAAAAGTTAAAGAATTAGAGAATGGAGTAGGTTTTGATGCATTAAGTGGAGAGTATGTAAATATGATTGATGCAGGAATAGTTGACCCAACAAAGGTAACTCGTTCAGCATTGCAAAATGCTGCATCTGTAGCATCTATGGTACTTACTACTGAAGCTGCAGTAGTAGATGTAGAAGAAGATGAACCAATGGCTGGAATGAATGGTGCAGGTGGCGGAATGCCAATGATGTAG
- a CDS encoding type II secretion system F family protein — protein sequence MNLVMALSLSILVYNITEILLRFINRKYITYKKRLDIIKEESLLGYGGRKKKKQKLRIAVPDKLRENLMMAGLQLRPEEFVIIWAIAMIIPPLIASILNKGMLLVLILIFFGFIGPPMFISIKTKKRKETFNNQLGDVLMLLSNSLRAGFTFEQALRSVAEDLPDPIGTEFMRIVQDVELGGDLERAMDDVANRMESEDMKLINTAVSIQRKVGGNLSNILDNISETILDRIMIKKKINTLTAQGRISGLIISVLPVVLVVLISIINPEYMEPLFATTFGHMLLVLSVIMELLGFIFIKKTIDIEM from the coding sequence ATGAACTTAGTAATGGCATTATCTTTATCTATTTTGGTTTATAATATAACAGAAATATTATTAAGATTTATTAATAGAAAATATATAACTTATAAAAAAAGATTGGATATTATAAAAGAAGAGAGTTTATTGGGGTATGGAGGAAGGAAAAAGAAAAAACAAAAATTAAGAATAGCTGTTCCTGATAAATTACGAGAAAATTTAATGATGGCCGGTTTACAATTAAGACCAGAGGAATTTGTTATAATTTGGGCAATTGCAATGATTATACCTCCATTAATTGCAAGTATTTTAAATAAAGGGATGCTTCTTGTATTAATATTAATATTTTTTGGATTTATAGGTCCTCCAATGTTTATTTCTATTAAAACAAAGAAGAGAAAGGAAACATTTAATAATCAACTAGGAGATGTACTTATGTTATTATCCAATAGTTTAAGAGCTGGTTTTACCTTTGAACAAGCACTGCGTAGTGTAGCTGAAGATTTACCAGATCCTATTGGTACAGAATTTATGAGAATAGTGCAAGATGTAGAATTAGGAGGAGATTTAGAAAGAGCTATGGATGATGTGGCAAATAGAATGGAATCTGAGGATATGAAACTTATAAATACTGCAGTTTCAATACAAAGAAAAGTAGGAGGAAATCTTTCAAATATATTGGATAACATAAGTGAGACTATTTTGGATCGTATTATGATTAAGAAAAAAATAAACACTTTAACTGCACAAGGTAGGATTTCTGGATTAATAATATCTGTGCTTCCTGTTGTGTTAGTTGTACTTATATCTATTATTAATCCAGAATATATGGAGCCATTGTTTGCTACTACCTTTGGGCATATGTTGTTAGTATTAAGTGTAATTATGGAATTATTGGGCTTTATATTTATTAAAAAGACAATTGATATAGAAATGTAG
- the cpaB gene encoding Flp pilus assembly protein CpaB has product MKKTRLIAMIIAALVFMFMMINPMENKKDKIPEEDLREVVVAKVDIDAQTKLSNDMIEIKKVHKELIPENAITTVESVVGKATMVPMFAGDIFIPNKIKEIGSAEAGLAMVIPEGMRAITIYVEQDTGVAGLIKVGNRVDIISVLGDEIEENEDGNNKNNRDTSKEERAILLLQNKEVLAIDKSISTVSNENKDDTSIYLTITLAVTPEEALKLSLSQVIGRSNRAVLRNQEDLKLLEIPDVMPRDLIHEGIIGG; this is encoded by the coding sequence TTGAAAAAAACTAGATTAATAGCCATGATTATTGCAGCTTTAGTTTTTATGTTTATGATGATTAATCCAATGGAAAACAAAAAAGATAAGATACCAGAAGAAGACTTAAGGGAAGTAGTAGTAGCTAAAGTTGATATAGATGCTCAGACAAAATTGTCAAATGACATGATAGAAATAAAAAAGGTTCATAAAGAATTAATACCAGAAAATGCAATAACAACTGTAGAAAGTGTAGTTGGAAAGGCAACTATGGTACCTATGTTTGCAGGAGATATATTTATACCTAATAAAATAAAAGAAATAGGAAGTGCTGAAGCAGGTTTAGCTATGGTAATACCAGAGGGCATGCGTGCTATTACCATATATGTGGAACAAGATACTGGTGTAGCTGGTCTTATTAAGGTAGGTAATAGAGTAGACATAATATCTGTATTAGGAGACGAAATAGAAGAAAATGAAGACGGAAATAATAAAAACAATAGAGATACTAGTAAAGAAGAAAGGGCTATTTTATTATTACAAAACAAAGAGGTATTAGCTATTGATAAATCAATAAGTACTGTTTCTAATGAAAACAAAGATGATACTTCTATTTATTTAACTATCACGTTAGCCGTTACTCCAGAGGAAGCTTTAAAATTATCTTTGTCTCAGGTTATTGGGAGAAGCAATAGAGCAGTTTTGAGAAACCAAGAGGATTTAAAATTGCTAGAGATACCAGATGTGATGCCAAGAGATTTAATACATGAAGGAATAATAGGAGGTTAA
- a CDS encoding TadE/TadG family type IV pilus assembly protein produces MFKFIRSEKGQVMVEFAIVIPIFLLLLFFLIDLGWIIYQKVTFDYTCRKMAWDLNLSSDEDWVMYTRQPIYYSGYKANRLLKTEFDKNIKGTHIDKNKVSITDGMIAIYPGRKLYKHRGGATTSGNVDFKTTTLEIQGKIKYKIEPLTPVAKPFLRDSITLNSNLYKARRGKMQTN; encoded by the coding sequence GTGTTTAAATTTATAAGAAGCGAAAAAGGTCAAGTTATGGTAGAGTTTGCTATCGTTATACCTATTTTTTTATTGCTATTATTTTTTCTTATAGATTTAGGTTGGATAATATATCAAAAGGTTACATTTGATTATACTTGTAGAAAAATGGCTTGGGATTTAAATCTTAGTTCAGATGAAGATTGGGTTATGTATACTAGACAGCCAATATATTATAGCGGATATAAAGCCAATAGACTACTTAAAACTGAATTTGACAAGAACATTAAAGGAACTCATATTGATAAGAATAAGGTGTCCATAACAGACGGTATGATAGCTATATACCCAGGGAGAAAATTATACAAACATAGAGGAGGAGCTACTACTTCTGGAAATGTAGATTTTAAGACTACCACTTTAGAAATTCAAGGCAAAATAAAATACAAAATAGAACCTCTTACTCCAGTTGCAAAGCCTTTCTTAAGGGATAGCATAACATTAAATAGCAATTTATATAAAGCAAGAAGAGGTAAGATGCAGACAAATTAA
- a CDS encoding P-loop NTPase, whose protein sequence is MEVRVLIFADEATSQKLYTMLKDDDIRIVYRLYDENEVLDQISKTRPDIVLVSSNNTNLLLRVCQQIYLLRPRSTPVAIIDDYNQEIIGKIIQTGVNYILPLQIDNYTLVAQLKGIYTNESTRLMALESTSITNWKSKVITVFSSKGGVGCTTVATNLAIKLAQKKRKVAILDFDVEFGEVAFIMRVDTKNTIAELLQEQPSPNADAIRKYMVVHSSGVNILAAPSSPEYAEHISASQTEKIISAIRTHYDYVIVDTSVGFNGINLSCFDASSMILYVTGMDLATLRRTKMGLSILNSLVGNEKIHLLVGKEEPSRVKIRDVSRALEFPLWKSIPFDQKLALEAINQGRPMVLESPLSKVSRVYQDMANEIDESDTPKEEKEKAVGFNLFSRKKV, encoded by the coding sequence ATGGAAGTTAGAGTTTTAATATTTGCTGATGAAGCAACTAGTCAAAAATTATATACAATGCTTAAAGATGATGATATACGAATAGTATATAGATTGTATGATGAAAATGAAGTTCTGGATCAAATTAGCAAAACAAGACCAGATATAGTGCTCGTTTCGTCTAATAATACTAATTTATTGTTAAGGGTATGTCAACAGATTTATTTATTAAGACCTAGGTCTACACCTGTTGCTATTATAGATGATTATAATCAGGAAATTATAGGTAAGATTATTCAAACAGGAGTTAACTATATACTACCTCTTCAAATAGATAATTATACTTTAGTAGCTCAATTGAAGGGAATATATACCAATGAATCTACTAGGCTTATGGCTTTAGAGAGTACTTCTATTACAAATTGGAAATCAAAAGTTATTACAGTATTTAGTTCAAAAGGGGGAGTGGGTTGTACTACTGTGGCTACAAATTTAGCTATAAAATTAGCTCAAAAGAAAAGAAAAGTAGCCATATTAGATTTTGATGTAGAATTTGGAGAAGTAGCATTTATCATGCGTGTTGATACAAAAAATACTATAGCTGAACTTTTACAAGAACAGCCAAGTCCCAATGCAGATGCCATTAGAAAGTATATGGTGGTGCATTCATCTGGTGTAAACATATTAGCTGCACCTTCTAGTCCTGAATATGCAGAACATATATCAGCATCACAGACGGAGAAAATAATTTCTGCTATTAGAACTCATTATGATTATGTGATTGTTGATACAAGTGTAGGGTTTAATGGTATAAATTTATCTTGTTTTGATGCATCATCTATGATTTTATATGTAACTGGTATGGATTTAGCAACTCTTAGGAGAACTAAGATGGGATTATCTATACTTAATTCTTTGGTTGGAAATGAAAAAATTCACCTTTTAGTAGGAAAAGAAGAACCTAGTAGGGTAAAGATACGAGATGTATCTAGGGCGTTAGAGTTTCCTTTATGGAAAAGTATTCCCTTTGATCAAAAATTAGCTTTAGAAGCAATAAATCAAGGAAGACCAATGGTATTAGAATCTCCATTATCTAAAGTTTCTAGAGTTTATCAAGATATGGCAAATGAAATAGATGAATCTGATACTCCAAAAGAAGAAAAAGAAAAAGCTGTTGGTTTTAACCTTTTTTCAAGAAAAAAAGTATAA
- a CDS encoding type II secretion system F family protein, protein MKEPLLISILVYICIVLLSKIFINPNREIKNRLSTIRNIDKPFLTQEDILELSFFERFVEPLIDSFIRSVAILLPIKKESQEKLGERLAQAGIRMNPRDYRAMNCIIIIGFGLLGALIGIRKKASMLQIITYVFLGVFGGYVYRRYSLESKITNRKKAIKSQLPEALDLLSVSVVAGLSFDQGLSYLVEKAEGPLIEEFNIVRREINLGKPRKEALEAFAERCDMDEIRTFTSAIIQGDELGISMSNILETQSNMIRKTHIQDVEERAAKVPVKMLLPMVIFIFPVIFIVLLGPAIPQILEALGN, encoded by the coding sequence TTGAAAGAACCTTTATTAATTTCAATTTTAGTATATATATGTATAGTACTTCTATCTAAAATATTTATCAATCCTAATAGAGAAATAAAAAATAGATTGAGTACTATTAGAAATATAGATAAGCCATTTTTAACCCAAGAGGATATATTGGAATTATCTTTTTTTGAACGTTTTGTAGAACCTCTTATAGATAGTTTTATTCGTTCTGTAGCTATATTATTACCTATTAAAAAGGAGTCTCAAGAAAAGCTAGGAGAGAGATTAGCACAGGCTGGTATAAGGATGAATCCTAGGGATTACAGAGCTATGAATTGTATAATTATAATAGGTTTTGGCTTATTAGGCGCTTTAATAGGAATAAGGAAAAAAGCTAGTATGCTTCAAATAATTACTTATGTTTTTTTAGGAGTTTTTGGAGGTTATGTATACCGTAGATATTCTCTAGAAAGCAAAATAACTAATAGAAAAAAGGCTATAAAAAGTCAACTACCAGAAGCATTGGATTTGTTAAGTGTAAGTGTAGTTGCAGGTTTAAGCTTTGATCAAGGATTAAGTTATTTAGTTGAGAAAGCAGAAGGTCCTCTTATAGAAGAATTTAATATAGTTAGACGAGAAATTAATTTAGGGAAACCAAGAAAGGAAGCCCTAGAGGCTTTTGCTGAAAGATGTGATATGGATGAAATAAGAACATTTACTAGTGCTATTATACAAGGAGATGAATTGGGTATATCTATGAGTAATATACTAGAGACTCAATCTAATATGATTAGAAAGACACATATCCAAGATGTAGAAGAAAGAGCTGCTAAAGTACCTGTAAAAATGTTGCTTCCTATGGTCATATTTATATTTCCTGTAATATTTATAGTATTATTAGGTCCAGCTATACCTCAAATTTTAGAAGCTTTGGGTAATTAA
- a CDS encoding CpaF family protein, with translation MKLSERLEKAKKPETKGIEMPNLMTFNPNVEKTDKYDNIKKIVHRKVIDEYNKEIQENDGNEDNVDLRQIINDILIETGEPLPKIKRDKLVQEIYDDIVGLGPLEPLLRDNDITEIMVNGPRDVYVERNGKIEKTGVFFRDNNHILQIINRIVSPIGRRCDEANPMVDARLKDGSRVNAIIPPLSLTGPTITIRKFNATPYQISDLIEFNSLSFDMAAFLEACVKGRCNIIVSGGTGSGKTTLLNVLSSYIPDNERIITIEDSAELKLMQSHVVTLEARPANAEGEGQITIRDLVRNSLRMRPDRIIVGEVRSGEALDMLQAMNTGHDGSLTTAHANSARDLIARLETMVMMAGMELPVKAIRQQIASAIDIIVHQSRFRDGSRKIVSISEVTGMEGDVVTIQDIFVYKQEGYDGTGKIRGKFVPTGIRPYVADKLRDNGIVVKDEWFSKR, from the coding sequence ATGAAATTATCTGAACGATTAGAAAAAGCTAAAAAACCGGAAACTAAAGGAATAGAGATGCCAAATCTAATGACATTTAATCCAAATGTAGAAAAAACTGATAAATATGATAATATAAAAAAAATAGTTCATAGGAAAGTAATAGACGAATATAACAAAGAAATTCAAGAAAACGATGGGAATGAGGATAATGTAGATTTAAGGCAAATTATAAATGATATATTAATTGAAACAGGAGAGCCACTGCCTAAAATTAAAAGAGATAAATTAGTACAAGAAATATATGATGACATTGTTGGTTTAGGACCTTTAGAGCCTCTTTTAAGGGATAATGATATTACTGAAATTATGGTAAATGGTCCTAGAGATGTATATGTGGAACGAAATGGTAAAATTGAAAAAACAGGAGTATTTTTTAGGGATAACAATCATATATTACAAATTATAAATCGAATAGTATCTCCTATAGGTAGACGTTGTGATGAAGCTAATCCTATGGTAGATGCACGTCTTAAAGATGGTTCTCGTGTTAATGCTATAATACCACCTCTATCTCTTACGGGACCAACTATTACCATACGTAAGTTTAATGCTACTCCTTATCAAATAAGTGACCTAATTGAATTTAATTCATTATCATTTGATATGGCTGCTTTTTTAGAAGCTTGTGTAAAGGGAAGGTGTAATATTATAGTATCGGGAGGTACAGGTAGTGGGAAAACTACACTTTTAAATGTACTTTCAAGTTATATTCCTGATAATGAAAGAATAATAACCATTGAGGATTCAGCAGAGTTAAAGCTTATGCAAAGTCATGTGGTTACTCTAGAAGCTAGACCTGCAAATGCAGAAGGAGAAGGTCAAATAACTATTCGTGATTTAGTAAGGAACTCCCTTCGTATGAGACCAGACAGGATTATTGTTGGGGAAGTTAGATCTGGAGAGGCTTTGGATATGCTTCAAGCTATGAATACAGGACATGATGGTTCTTTAACTACTGCTCATGCTAATTCAGCTAGAGATTTGATAGCTCGTTTAGAAACTATGGTTATGATGGCAGGTATGGAATTACCTGTAAAAGCTATTCGACAACAGATAGCTTCTGCTATAGATATTATAGTTCATCAATCTAGGTTTAGAGATGGGTCAAGAAAAATTGTATCCATATCTGAAGTAACAGGTATGGAAGGAGATGTTGTTACTATTCAAGATATATTTGTGTATAAGCAAGAAGGTTATGATGGTACAGGTAAAATTAGAGGGAAATTTGTACCAACTGGAATTAGACCTTATGTAGCAGATAAATTAAGAGATAATGGTATTGTAGTAAAAGATGAATGGTTTTCAAAAAGATAG
- a CDS encoding DNA-3-methyladenine glycosylase family protein has product MDYNIIERSNKVIVKDMNDFNPKHIFECGQAFRWQIEEDRSYTIVHNGKILNVKKEGEDVVFSNTNILDFYDIWYDYFDLGRDYSRIKDELSKDPVLKEAIKFGEGIRILNQDPFETTISFIISANNQIPRIKRSIELISQNYGKFIGLYNGKKYFSFPSPNILAEAKEEELEKNCRVGYRAKYIINTSNMINNKKVDLDKLFKISTEEAKETLMQLPGVGPKVSSCILLFSLNKSDAFPVDVWVKRVMEHFYLKENIMNEKIAMYAKEKFGSLAGFAQQYLFYYARELGIGRKSNKGNMSI; this is encoded by the coding sequence ATGGACTATAATATCATAGAAAGAAGCAATAAAGTAATAGTCAAAGATATGAATGATTTTAATCCCAAACATATATTTGAGTGTGGTCAAGCTTTTAGATGGCAAATAGAAGAAGACCGTTCTTATACTATAGTTCATAATGGGAAGATATTAAATGTAAAAAAAGAAGGAGAAGATGTGGTATTTTCAAACACAAATATTTTAGATTTTTATGATATATGGTATGATTATTTTGACCTAGGTAGGGATTATAGCAGGATTAAGGATGAATTATCTAAGGATCCAGTACTTAAAGAGGCTATTAAATTTGGAGAAGGTATAAGGATACTCAACCAGGATCCTTTTGAAACCACTATATCTTTTATAATATCTGCTAATAATCAAATACCAAGGATAAAAAGATCTATAGAATTGATTAGTCAAAATTATGGAAAGTTTATAGGCTTATATAATGGGAAAAAATATTTTTCTTTTCCAAGTCCCAATATTTTAGCTGAAGCCAAGGAAGAGGAACTAGAAAAAAACTGCAGAGTAGGTTATAGAGCTAAATATATAATTAATACATCCAATATGATTAATAACAAGAAAGTGGATCTAGATAAATTATTTAAAATATCTACAGAAGAAGCTAAAGAAACACTTATGCAATTACCAGGAGTAGGACCTAAGGTATCTAGTTGCATACTGTTATTTTCTTTAAATAAAAGTGATGCTTTTCCAGTAGATGTATGGGTAAAGAGAGTAATGGAGCACTTTTATTTAAAAGAAAATATAATGAATGAAAAAATTGCTATGTATGCTAAAGAAAAATTTGGTTCTTTAGCGGGATTTGCACAACAATATTTATTTTATTATGCAAGAGAATTGGGAATAGGTAGAAAAAGCAATAAAGGTAATATGTCTATATAA
- a CDS encoding TadE/TadG family type IV pilus assembly protein yields the protein MFKKFKKNEKGNITILFALTIMLLMVLLGLSIDVALAFNKRDKLIEVGNLIRDARFDLSEELWHAYYPESVLREIARDIAVKNNLSPNQVDVKWKETTYSTSQRVAQIDIIMTDVYECTILKLFGVNELPIKVIIPGSQDKKANVVWRPGMW from the coding sequence ATGTTTAAAAAATTTAAGAAAAATGAAAAAGGTAATATAACAATATTATTTGCTCTTACTATAATGTTGTTAATGGTTTTATTAGGATTATCTATAGATGTAGCTCTTGCATTTAATAAAAGGGACAAACTAATAGAAGTAGGAAACTTAATTAGAGATGCAAGGTTTGATTTAAGTGAAGAATTGTGGCATGCATACTATCCTGAATCTGTGTTAAGAGAAATTGCTAGAGATATAGCAGTAAAAAATAATTTAAGTCCTAATCAAGTAGACGTAAAATGGAAAGAAACGACTTATAGTACATCACAGAGGGTAGCCCAAATTGATATTATTATGACAGATGTATATGAATGTACTATCCTAAAATTATTTGGGGTTAATGAGTTACCTATAAAGGTTATAATTCCTGGGAGTCAAGATAAAAAAGCTAATGTGGTTTGGCGTCCTGGTATGTGGTAA